The sequence TCACCATAAGCGGGCGACTGCAGCAGTCGGTCCACCAGCGATGCGAACGCGTCGGGCGACGAATCGTTCAAGAATTGCTGGATCTCCGTCGGCGTCGGCGGTAACCCGGTCAAATCGAATGTGGCGCGACGGATCAAGGTGCGTTTGTCCGCTTCGCCAACTGAAGTTAACGCTTGTTTATCAAGTTCCGCTCGAACGAAGGCATCGACCGGATTGGCCATCCAGCGTGTGTCGTTGACCTTGGGGCATGATGGCTTTGACAACGGTTGAAACGACCAGAACTGTTTTGCCGATTCGAGATCCATCGCGTCGGTCGCGGATCCACTGTCGGGTGTCTCGACACGCGGATCGATGGCGCCTTGTTTGACCCAGCTGACTAGGTTGGCAATCTGAGCCGAGGTGAGTTTGTCTCCGTCGGGCGGCATCTGCGCCGCGTCACCCGAATCGTTAACCGCCTGGATCAGCAGACTGTTGTCGGGATCGCCGGGGATGATCGCTGCGCCACTGTCTCCGCCGCGAAGCCATCCGTCGCGTGAATCGAGCCTGAGTCCTGATTCTTGTTTCTTTGGGCCGTGGCATTCAATGCAGTGAGTGACCAGCAGCGGACGGATCTGGGATTCAAAGAAGTCGTCCGCATGACTCGCCGTGGGCTGCGGTAAGCAAAGAAACGCCCATCCAATCATCCCACAAGCGAAACGGACAAACGCTCGGTTACGTCGACGCTGTTGATGGATTGATTGCATCTCTATCCACTTTCTTCGTAACGGTTTGGCAGGGGCGTGCGCCGATGGCGGGGGAAGGTTGGGCGACGCACTTGGTGGGCAACTTGCCGGGGGCGGCAAGTCGATGGTTCGAGGGCAGAGAGTGACCTGCTTCCTTAAAAACAGTCGCTCAGCCGCCTGGACCTACTCTATACATCTTCGTGATTGTATCGCATTCGCACTCTACCGAGGGCGAATAATGTGGCGGGTCGAGGAAATCGGGCGGTTTTGCAGCTCTCGCGGTACCGAAATCGAAAACGCCATCGCGCTGCGTCGATGGCGTGTGGTTGTTTCAGAAAACGCTCGGGTGTGCGCGGTTTAGCAGGCCTAAGACGAATCTGCGGCATGACCTACGGAAGCGTCACGGCGACAAGCCGACCTTGGGCGTTGCGGGCGTAAACGTGGCCGTCAAGCAGGACAGGGACGGTCCAGCAGCGGCCATCAAGAATCTCGGCTCGCGCGAGTTCTTTGTATTCCTTGCCCGTCGCCTCGGCGATCACCAGTTGGCCATCCTCGCTGAGTACTACCAATTTTCCATCGGCGACCATCAGCGAACCGCAACCGAGTCCACGCTGCTGCCAAAGCACGTCGCCCGTCTCATGGTCCATGCAAATCAGTTGCACGACACGCCCGAGATTCGAATTGCCATCGAATCCGTACAGATTGCCTTGATACAGGATGCTGTTGTTGAAGTGATTTCGCATCTCGCGGTTGTCGTAAATCAATTCCAGCTTGCCATCGGTCAGCCGAAATTTGCCGCAGCCAACGCCATAGCCGGTCGAGATATAGATCGTGTCGTCCTGGACGATCGGCGTGGTTGAATTGGTGCGAAACGGCGAAGGCCAGGGGAAGGCGTCGATTTGTTTTCCGTTGCTGGCGTCGAGGATTCTCAACCCATCCGAATCCAGCGTCGCGAGCATTGTTTTGCCGTCTTGTTAAAAACTTCGGCACATCCATAACCTGCGGTGTGTTTGGGCGACTTCCAGATCAGTTCGCCGTTGGTTTTGTTATACGATGCAACTCGTCCGCCCTGCACGATGACTTGGTTGTTCACAAGGGTGGGCGAACTGTTGAAACCCCACTCGGGCAATTCGACGTCGAGGTCCTTTTGGAGTTCTCGCTGCCAGAGGACGGAGCCGTCGTCCGCGTCTAAGCAGAACAGTTGTCCCTCTTTGCCAAGCGTATAGACGTGGTCGCCATCAATCGTCGGCGTTGCTCCGGGGCCGCCTTCGTAGAGGTTGTCGACCAATGCGGACGGGTAGCTGTGGCTCCAGATCGTTTCGCCGCTGGTTTGGTTCAGACAATAAACCGTTTCCTCGCCGTCGTTGTGCCCCATCGTGAACAGCCGACCGTTGGCGATCGACACGCTACTAAAACCGATGCCGATCTCGCGTTGCCAAGCAACCGAAAGTCCCGATTTGGGCCAATCGACCGACCAGCCGGATTCCTCTGAGACGCCGTCACGGCCATCGCCCAGCCACTGAGTCCACGACGATTCGGCGGCGGTGGCATGAAATGCGAAACAGTACAGGAAAATCCAGGAAACGGTGATGCGAATCATGGTTGCTCGGTACCGATAGGTGAGAGAGGCGGAAAGGGTAGGGCAGGGGGGACAACCCAAACGCGATGCCATGATTCTATCAAGGTTCGCGGTCAATGGAGAAATCGGCGCTCCCGCCGGGGCAAGCCCGAGGGAAGCGACGACATGCTCGGTGTATCACGCTGCGTCGCCGAACAGCCACGAAGTGGCGACATGCTGTAGCCATGGGCGTCAGCCGATGGGGCACGTGCGTACGTGGAGATTTATTGCAAGTCAAAGGACTGAGTCCCGAAGGATTGGCCATTGATCTGCAGCGTGACGTAGTGAATGCCTGGGTAAAGGGAATACGTCGTGGCGGCGTCTCGTAACACATGACGCTTTTTCAACGAGATTGTCTCGCCCTTCTTGATCTGAAGCTGTTTGATCTTGTGGACTTTAGGCGACGTGCTTCCATTGGCTTTGACGAAATCGATCACATAGTCGATCAGCAACGATTCGTTTTTGCGGCCCGTTATCTCAAACGTGAATTCGATCGCGTCGCCTGGACGAACCTGAGGCGTGTGGATGGCAAAATCCGTCACCGTAATCTTGGGGTTGGGGCTGAATCCGAGAAGTGCCAAGGCTTTGCGATCCCCTTGTTTGACCAAGGTTCGCAGCGCGTGTTTGCACATCCATTGAAGCTCCGATGCGTCTTGCTGCCCAATCTGTTGCCACTGCTTCAGCGTTTCCAAAACCAAATCGGGGTGCGTCTTGGCAATGTCATTGAGATGATTGGAAACCGATCGAGTGACATAGCGAGTGGGGTCAGCATGCAATGTGTTCAGCAGCGGAATTGCGGTGGTTGTATCGATCGACAGTCGGCCGGACCACGGAAGCCGCGGTCGGGTGCCTTCGCTGACCAGACGCCGTACATGATAGTTTCGATCGGTTGACCATTTTTCCAGCGTGCTTAGCGTTTCGGTCGGGTGCGTGTTGATGAATGCGCGTATTGCGTCCTCCATCGAAAACCGCTGCGTGATTGCCTTGATCGTCCTGAGCGACAGTTTTAGGTGTCGTTTTTCGAGTCCATTGCGAACGACGTACTCTCCCAGCGGTGCGAAAATAAAGTCGCCAAAATCGTCATCGCGTTTGGTTGGATCCAGCGGCGGTG comes from Novipirellula caenicola and encodes:
- a CDS encoding PQQ-binding-like beta-propeller repeat protein, translating into MLATLDSDGLRILDASNGKQIDAFPWPSPFRTNSTTPIVQDDTIYISTGYGVGCGKFRLTDGKLELIYDNREMRNHFNNSILYQGNLYGFDGNSNLGRVVQLICMDHETGDVLWQQRGLGCGSLMVADGKLVVLSEDGQLVIAEATGKEYKELARAEILDGRCWTVPVLLDGHVYARNAQGRLVAVTLP
- a CDS encoding PQQ-binding-like beta-propeller repeat protein, giving the protein MIRITVSWIFLYCFAFHATAAESSWTQWLGDGRDGVSEESGWSVDWPKSGLSVAWQREIGIGFSSVSIANGRLFTMGHNDGEETVYCLNQTSGETIWSHSYPSALVDNLYEGGPGATPTIDGDHVYTLGKEGQLFCLDADDGSVLWQRELQKDLDVELPEWGFNSSPTLVNNQVIVQGGRVASYNKTNGELIWKSPKHTAGYGCAEVFNKTAKQCSRRWIRMG
- a CDS encoding DNA alkylation repair protein → MATPQKGTGFSLKDQLFNQDRVSYLASCFETADARFDATGFVAETMKDLKKLELKERIVHIASTLERYLASDYKVAAKQIAAALPPPLDPTKRDDDFGDFIFAPLGEYVVRNGLEKRHLKLSLRTIKAITQRFSMEDAIRAFINTHPTETLSTLEKWSTDRNYHVRRLVSEGTRPRLPWSGRLSIDTTTAIPLLNTLHADPTRYVTRSVSNHLNDIAKTHPDLVLETLKQWQQIGQQDASELQWMCKHALRTLVKQGDRKALALLGFSPNPKITVTDFAIHTPQVRPGDAIEFTFEITGRKNESLLIDYVIDFVKANGSTSPKVHKIKQLQIKKGETISLKKRHVLRDAATTYSLYPGIHYVTLQINGQSFGTQSFDLQ